The following proteins are encoded in a genomic region of Alnus glutinosa chromosome 8, dhAlnGlut1.1, whole genome shotgun sequence:
- the LOC133875279 gene encoding quinolinate synthase, chloroplastic, translating to MDSSATMAMRSSSSSFFSTSPNPNANYKSLPFNLRLHFHRPQSSLLFYKSLKCIQSPPPDSNPVKPNQPRNPSSPFACSAVTFSPSQTSHLVSSKLRSLVSEFQSLSEPIDRVKRLLHYATILPPMDDAARVDSNRVMGCTARVWLQARLDQNGKVRFVADSDSEITKGFCSCLVWVLDGAAPEEVMKVTTEDLADLNVGVPGRERSRVNTWHNVLVTMQKRTRALVAERDGKVPPFEPFPSLVVTADGVEPKGSYAEAQARYLFPDEFRVKELVNMLKEKKIGVVAHFYMDPEVQGILTAAQKHWPHIHISDSLVMADAAVKMAKAGCQFITVLGVDFMSENVRAILDQAGFGDVGVYRMSNERIGCSLADAAATTSYMNYLEAASRSPPGLHVIYINTSLETKAYAHELVPTITCTSSNVVQTILQAFNQVPDLNVWYGPDSYMGANIKELFQQMSKMTDEEIAEIHPGHCRDSIASLLPRLHHYEEGTCIVHHLFGHEVVEKINEMYCDAFLTAHFEVPGEMFSLAMEAKRRGMGIVGSTQSILDFIKQRVQEALDRNVNDHLQFVLGTETGMVTSIVAAVRNLLGSGSPSAKIKVEIVFPVSSDSMTSTSSKSSVKMGDIILPVIPGVASGEGCSINGGCASCPYMKMNSLSSLLKVCHQLPDEKNILTAYEAERFKFQTPNGNSVADVGCEPILHMRHFQATKQLPETLVHQIHHPYGNGKSMPLS from the exons ATGGACTCCTCTGCAACCATGGCCATGagatcctcttcttcttccttcttctctacAAGCCCAAACCCTAACGCTAATTACAAATCTCTCCCTTTCAATTTACGCCTCCATTTCCACAGACCCCAATCTTCCTTGTTGTTCTACAAGTCCCTCAAATGCATTCAGTCTCCACCACCGGACTCGAACCCTGTGAAACCCAATCAACCACGAAACCCTAGCTCCCCGTTCGCCTGCTCCGCCGTTACCTTCTCTCCCTCGCAGACCTCCCACCTCGTCTCCTCGAAGCTCCGTTCCCTCGTCTCTGAGTTCCAGTCCCTCTCCGAGCCCATCGACCGCGTCAAGCGCTTGCTCCACTACGCGACAATCCTCCCTCCGATGGACGACGCGGCCCGGGTCGACTCCAACCGGGTCATGGGCTGCACGGCCCGGGTCTGGCTCCAGGCCCGATTGGACCAGAACGGGAAGGTACGGTTCGTCGCCGATAGTGATTCTGAGATCACAAAGGGGTTCTGCTCGTGCCTGGTTTGGGTTCTCGACGGTGCGGCCCCGGAGGAGGTGATGAAGGTGACGACCGAGGATTTGGCGGATTTGAATGTGGGAGTGCCCGGGAGAGAGAGGTCCAGAGTTAACACGTGGCACAATGTGCTGGTCACCATGCAGAAGAGGACCAGAGCGTTGGTGGCGGAGCGCGACGGAAAGGTTCCGCCTTTCGAGCCGTTCCCGTCGCTGGTGGTGACGGCGGACGGGGTAGAACCCAAGGGGAGCTATGCTGAGGCTCAG GCAAGATATTTGTTCCCTGATGAGTTTAGGGTTAAGGAACTTGTCAACATGctaaaggagaagaaaattggTGTTGTTGCACATTTTTACATGGATCCTGAAGTCCAAGGCATCTTGACTGCTGCTCAGAAACATTGGCCGCACATTCATATTTCTGATTCATTGGTAATGGCAGATGCGGCTGTCAAGATGGCAAAAGCTGGATGCCAATTCATTACAGTTTTGGGTGTAGATTTTATGTCAGAAAATGTGCGTGCAATCCTTGATCAGGCTGGCTTTGGAGAT GTTGGTGTATACAGGATGTCAAATGAACGCATTGGTTGTTCCTTGGCAGATGCAGCAGCTACCACTTCATATATGAATTATCTTGAGGCAGCCTCTAGGTCTCCGCCTGGTTTGCATGTCATCTACATTAATACTTCACTAGAGACAAAAGCATATGCTCATGAGCTTGTGCCAACAATTACCTGTACTTCTTCAAATGTTGTGCAAACCATTCTGCAG GCTTTCAATCAAGTGCCAGATTTAAATGTTTGGTATGGGCCTGATTCCTATATGGGTGCAAATATTAAAGAGTTGTTCCAGCAGATGAGCAAGATGACTGATGAAGAAATAGCTGAAATACATCCAGGACACTGTAGAGACTCTATTGCATCGTTATTACCTCGCCTGCACCATTATGAG GAAGGAACGTGCATTGTACATCACCTATTTGGACATGAAGTTGTAGAGAAGATAAATGAAATGTACTGTGATGCATTCCTTACTGCTCATTTTGAGGTCCCTGGAGAAATGTTTTCTTTGGCAATGGAAGCAAAGAGAAGAGGAATGGGCATTGTTGGTTCCACCCAAAGCATACTAGATTTTATAAAACAGAGGGTTCAGGAGGCTTTAGATAGAAATGTCAATGACCACCTCCAATTTGTATTAGGAACAGAAACCGGAATGGTGACTTCAATTGTTGCAGCAGTTCGCAATTTGTTAGGTTCTGGATCGCCCTCTGCAAAAATCAAGGTTGAAATAGTGTTTCCAGTTTCATCAGACTCAATGACAAGTACATCATCAAAATCGTCGGTTAAAATGGGTGACATTATCCTACCTGTTATACCTGGAGTGGCTAGTGGAGAGGGATGTTCTATCAATGGAGGCTGTGCATCCTGTCCATACATGAAG ATGAATTCTCTAAGCTCACTTCTAAAAGTTTGCCACCAACTACCCGACGAGAAAAATATTCTGACGGCATACGAAGCAGAGAGATTTAAATTCCAAACCCCTAATGGAAATTCAGTTGCAGATGTTGGGTGTGAACCGATCTTGCACATGAGACACTTCCAG gcTACGAAGCAATTGCCGGAGACGCTTGTCCATCAGATCCATCATCCATATGGCAACGGGAAGTCAATGCCATTAAGTTGA